In Pseudoalteromonas nigrifaciens, the sequence TTTAAGCAAAGGTTATTAATATTAGCTGAAGAAAAGTATGGGCCAGCTCCCGTGCCTTATTGTTTTATTGCTTTAGGCTCCATGGCGCGCGATGAGCAACTTATAGTAACGGATCAAGATAATGCGCTTATTTTAGATGACAGTTACAACGATGAGTTACATAACGAGTACTTTCAAAACATTGCTGATTTTGTTTGTGATGGTTTAGCACAATGCGGCTACACCTATTGCGATGGCGAAATTATGGCGTCATTTAAAAAGTGGCGTAAAACTCGCTCTCAATGGTTTGAGCAATTTGCAGATTGGATAGCAAAACCAAAACCACAAACGTTATTACACAGCTCTATATTTTTTGATTTGGACGGCGTTTGGGGTAAAACAAAATGGGCCGATGAGCTCAAAGTCTTTGTTGCTAAACAAAGTAAAGCAAATAGGGTGTTTTTGGCAAATATGGCTGCTAATGCACGTAATCGAACGCCGCCTCTTGGGTTCTTCAAAGGTTTTGTTTTAGAGCATAACGGCCAGCATAAGCACTCAATGAACTTAAAACGCCGTGGTACCGCACCACTTTCGGATGTTATACGGGTGCATGCATTAGCGATTGGTTCACGCAAACAAAACTCGTTTGACCGCCTTGAGGATATAATTGCCGCAAAAAGTTTACCCGAGGGTAAAGCACAAGATTTACGAGATGCGCTGGAGTATATAGCTATGATGCGAATTCGTCATCAAGCATTACAAATAGAGCAAGGTGAAGAGCCCGATAATAATTTAGATCCGCATCAACTTTCACCGTTTGAGCAGCGTAATTTAAAAGAGGCATTTGCGATTCTTGAAAAAGCGCAAAACTATCTAAAATTTAGCTTTATTTCAAATACAAATGTGAAGTGATTTTTCTATGAGCAAGCAAAAGCAAGCAATAGTTGACTGGTCGCTTAGGTATCAGCAATTAGCAAATAGCAGTGAAAATGCATTGTTACAGCAATTTTATGCATCGGCTTTTAATCAGCCTGCTGCAGCAATAGCTGATGTGCCATTTGTAGCGATGGATTTTGAAACCACCGGCTTAGATAGCGAAGCAGATGACATAGTGAGTGTGGGTTTAGTGCCTTTTAACTTACAGCGAATATACTGCAAGCACAGCCGCCATTGGGTAGTACAACCGCGCAGAAACTTACATGAAGAATCAATAATCATTCATGGTATTACGCACTCAGAGGTTGATGATGCACCAGACTTTAATCGTATTATTGAGCCTTTGCTTGCCGCGCTAAGCGGTAAAGTCGTGGTGGTACATTATGCAGCAATTGAGCGGCCATTTTTAAATAATGCGTTGTTACTTAGGCTGCACGAAGGCATAGAGTTTGCGTTAGTTGATACTATGGATATTGAAAAAAGAGCATTAACAGCACGCCAGGGTTTAATAGGGCGGTTATTTAACTCTAAAATAGGCTCGTTGCGATTAAATGATTGTCGTAAGCGCTACTCACTTCCTGCCTATAATAACCATAATGCCCTAACTGATGCATTAGCCACAGCTGAGTTGTTACAAGCACAGCTGAGTCATCATTATCGCTTAGATACGCCGATAGATGATTTGTGGATATAAACTTTATTTTATAGCTATAAAAAACGCCGCATAATTTGCGGCGTTTTTATTAGTACTTTTTATAATTACCAGTAAGGGTAGTAAGTACGGTTACTTTTTAGTACGAGGCTCAGTACGTAAGCCCAACAGTAAGCTTAAACACATAAACAACAATACAATAGTAAAAGGTAACCCGGCAGATATAGCGCCAGCTTGCAGCGCTTGTATAGCTTCAGTTCCACCTATCCAAAGTAGTGCGGCAGCTACCGCACCTTGGGTTACAGCCCAAAAGATACGTTGTGGTACAGGTGCATCAATTTTGCCACCAGCCGTGATCGAATCAATTACCAATGAACCAGAATCCGATGACGTAATAAAAAACACCAATACTAAAATAATCGCTACAAACGATAAAATGTTAGACAAAGGTAATGCATCAAACATTTGGAACATAGCAAGTGGTACTTCAGTAAGGCCGTTAGTACCTAGCTCACCTACATTATTAACCACCTGATCAATAGCAATACCGCCGTATATAGACATCCATAAAATAGTAACAGCAGTAGGCACTAGTAATACCGCAATTAAAAATTCACGTATAGTACGACCACGAGAAACACGCGCAATAAACATACCTACAAACGGTGACCAGGAAATCCACCATGCCCAGTACGATACAGTCCAGCCATGCATCCAAGTTTCATCTTCACGACCATGAGGATTACTTAAGGGAATAATATTTTCTACATAGCCCATTATGGTAGTAGGAACATTACCTATAGCAACAGCAAAGCCAACTAAAAATACAAACACAAGTAAAACCAAGGCAATTAACATATTGGCATTACTAAGTACTTTTACTCCGCCATCAATCCCTCTAACTACCGAAATAATAGCTAAAAGTGAAACCCCAATAATAACTAAAATTTGTGAACCAACACCACCAGAGGTACCAAATACATGATCTATACCTGCAGAGGCTTGTTGTGCTCCTAGCCCTAGTGAAGTTGCAAGACCAAAGAGTGTTGCAAGCACAGCTAAAATGTCGATAAGGTGGCCAGGCCATCCCCACGCTCTATCACCTAAAATAGGATAAAAAATAGAACGGATAGACAGTGGTAAGCCTTTGTTATAAGTAAAGAATGCAAGTGAAAGTGCGACAACTGCATAAATAGCCCACGGATGTAGACCCCAATGGAACATAGTTGCGCCCATTGCTAGTTTTGCAGCCTCTGGTGTATTAGGAGCTACATTTAAAGGTGTTTCAAACCAGCCAGTATAATAAGCAAGCGGTTCTGCAACACCCCAAAACATTAAGCCAATACCCATACCTGCAGCAAATAACATAGCTAACCATGAAAGGCGAGAGTGAGTAGGTACTGCATCATCTCCCCCTAAACGTATTTTACCGTAAGGCGATACAATAAGTGCTAAACAAAAAATAACGAAAAAGTTAGCAGCCCACATAAATAAGGCATCAAAGTTATTAATAATATCTGTTTTTATACTATCAAGTGCAGACTTAGCTGTTTGTGGATCGGTAACTAAAATAGCGATCAAAAAGATGACAATCAGACCAGCACTTATGCCGAAAACAGAGTTATGTATATCTAACCCCCATTTTTGTACGTTGTCTTGACCTACGGTATAGTCCGTACTATCAATACTATATTTGTCATGCTCTTCGCTCATGCAATACCTCATTTGTTGTTCTAACCCTGGATGTTACCCAGTGTCGTAATTAATTATATTAGTCTTGTAATTATATTAGTTTAAACACAAATAATTAGAAGACTAACTAATCTGATTTTTGATCATTAACTTTACTAGTGTATGAGTTAAATACTAAATGTAAATGATTTTGTATTTAGACTGCTGATATTATAGTCAAAATGATGATATTTGTTGCTTTTAAGTATAAAAAACAAACACTCTCTAACTTGTTAAATTAGTTTACTATTTACTAATACATATACGAGAACACTTATAAATCAGCGCATATTATCCGAAATCAGAATTATAAAAACACATAGGTAAATAATTACTGTCACGGAGTATGTAAATACTAATAAGCTGCTAATTAAAGGTGCCTAATATAAACGCCCCTTTAACCTAGGAATACTTAGTATATGATTTAACATTAGGTTATATTTTAACAGTAAAGTAGTTAAAGGAGTAAATTGCGACTATGACTAATGATATTAAACATTTAGTTGGAAAAAATGAGCTTAGTGAGCATTTTAAATCGGTACGTAAATATAGCCTATCACTCATTAGTGCGTTAAGTGCAGAAGACTGTCAATTACAAGCAATGGCCGACGTAAGCCCAAGTAAATGGCATCTTGCGCATACCAGTTGGTTTTTTGAAACATTTTTACTCTGCATTCATAGCCGTAATTACAAAGTATTTAACCCTGAGTTTAAAATATTATTTAATTCTTACTACAACGGAATTGGTGAGCAATTTAAGCGGGGCAACAGAGGCAGCCTATCGAGGCCGAGTCTTGATGACGTAATAGCATACAGACGATATATTGATGAAGCTGTTATAAGCGTGTTAAATACTGCAATAACCCCAGAAATAGAGCAAATAATTACTCTTGGCCTAAATCACGAGCAACAACACCAAGAGCTAATGTTGATGGATATTAAGTATAACTTTTCTATTAACCCAATATTTCCTGCGTACCAATCACTAAAGCCAACTCAAGTACCAAACCAGCAATCCAGTGCCGCTATAAAGTTTATAAACTTTGACCAAGCAATTATAAATATAGGGAGCAATGCTGAAAACCAATTTGCCTACGATAACGAACAACCTAAGCACTCTGTGCTGGTTCATCCATTTAGCTTTGCTAATAGATTAGTGACTAATGCAGAGTATTTAGGCTTTATTAATAGCTCAGGCTATAGCAACCCGCAACATTGGCTAAGTGACGGCTGGGCACATATACAGGCTAATAATTTAACACAGCCATTGTATTGGCATTATATAAACGGGGAGTGGTTTGAGTTTACCCATTACGGATTATTACCCCTTAACTTAGCCGCGCCGGTTTGTCATGTTAGTTATTATGAGGCCAGCGCTTATGCAAGTTTTGTTAATGCACGCCTGCCCACAGAGTTTGAATGGGAATATGCAGCCCAGCAACACGCACCAAGTAATACAGCGCACACGTCACTTTTATTGCCAAATATGGCCGATAGTAGCGCTGCTATTGGGCAGCTTACAGATAGCTGCTGGCAATGGACAAACAGTGCTTATTTACCTTACCCAGGTTTTAAGCCAATTGCAGGCGTGGCAGGAGAGTACAATGGTAAGTTTATGAGCAATCAAATGGTATTACGTGGCGGTTGT encodes:
- a CDS encoding 3'-5' exonuclease, which translates into the protein MSKQKQAIVDWSLRYQQLANSSENALLQQFYASAFNQPAAAIADVPFVAMDFETTGLDSEADDIVSVGLVPFNLQRIYCKHSRHWVVQPRRNLHEESIIIHGITHSEVDDAPDFNRIIEPLLAALSGKVVVVHYAAIERPFLNNALLLRLHEGIEFALVDTMDIEKRALTARQGLIGRLFNSKIGSLRLNDCRKRYSLPAYNNHNALTDALATAELLQAQLSHHYRLDTPIDDLWI
- a CDS encoding BCCT family transporter, yielding MSEEHDKYSIDSTDYTVGQDNVQKWGLDIHNSVFGISAGLIVIFLIAILVTDPQTAKSALDSIKTDIINNFDALFMWAANFFVIFCLALIVSPYGKIRLGGDDAVPTHSRLSWLAMLFAAGMGIGLMFWGVAEPLAYYTGWFETPLNVAPNTPEAAKLAMGATMFHWGLHPWAIYAVVALSLAFFTYNKGLPLSIRSIFYPILGDRAWGWPGHLIDILAVLATLFGLATSLGLGAQQASAGIDHVFGTSGGVGSQILVIIGVSLLAIISVVRGIDGGVKVLSNANMLIALVLLVFVFLVGFAVAIGNVPTTIMGYVENIIPLSNPHGREDETWMHGWTVSYWAWWISWSPFVGMFIARVSRGRTIREFLIAVLLVPTAVTILWMSIYGGIAIDQVVNNVGELGTNGLTEVPLAMFQMFDALPLSNILSFVAIILVLVFFITSSDSGSLVIDSITAGGKIDAPVPQRIFWAVTQGAVAAALLWIGGTEAIQALQAGAISAGLPFTIVLLFMCLSLLLGLRTEPRTKK
- the egtB gene encoding ergothioneine biosynthesis protein EgtB; translation: MTNDIKHLVGKNELSEHFKSVRKYSLSLISALSAEDCQLQAMADVSPSKWHLAHTSWFFETFLLCIHSRNYKVFNPEFKILFNSYYNGIGEQFKRGNRGSLSRPSLDDVIAYRRYIDEAVISVLNTAITPEIEQIITLGLNHEQQHQELMLMDIKYNFSINPIFPAYQSLKPTQVPNQQSSAAIKFINFDQAIINIGSNAENQFAYDNEQPKHSVLVHPFSFANRLVTNAEYLGFINSSGYSNPQHWLSDGWAHIQANNLTQPLYWHYINGEWFEFTHYGLLPLNLAAPVCHVSYYEASAYASFVNARLPTEFEWEYAAQQHAPSNTAHTSLLLPNMADSSAAIGQLTDSCWQWTNSAYLPYPGFKPIAGVAGEYNGKFMSNQMVLRGGCVLTPANHLRTTYRNFYYPHQAWMCSGIRLAKDKT